In Alphaproteobacteria bacterium, a single genomic region encodes these proteins:
- the bioA gene encoding adenosylmethionine--8-amino-7-oxononanoate transaminase, which yields MTGESVRDLDKHVWHPFTQAQTAVEPLEIVAGAGVELTDRQGRVYLDLISSWWVTLHGHGRSEIADAISKQARVLEHVIFADVIHAPALQLAERLTALLPGPLSRVFYSDNGSTAVEVALKMARQYWFNQGVPKKSRYIAFEGGYHGDTLGAMSVGSSSGFYAPFEDMLLPVSFVPYPETWAGDLEAEEKERAALAALERLLARNGPETAAIIIEPLVQGAAGMRMSRPAFVDEVVRLAHHHDVLVIFDEVMTGFGRTGTMFACNQTAESPDIICLSKGITGGSLPLAATVSSEAIYGAFLGQSFDRAFAHGHSYTANPLGCAAGLASLDIFGADATLSRIGEIEERLHEGVTALQGHPKVEKGRVTGAIAAFDLVAGDTGYTSAVGPKLKRFFLDNGLLLRPLGNVVYLLPPYCVSDRELDQAFEIIGQAFDRIVL from the coding sequence ATGACAGGCGAAAGCGTCAGAGATCTGGACAAACACGTATGGCACCCGTTTACGCAGGCGCAAACCGCCGTGGAGCCGCTGGAGATTGTTGCCGGCGCGGGTGTGGAGCTGACTGATCGCCAGGGACGTGTCTACCTCGACCTCATTTCAAGCTGGTGGGTGACGCTACATGGCCACGGGCGGTCGGAGATCGCCGACGCGATCTCGAAGCAGGCCCGGGTTCTGGAACATGTCATCTTCGCGGATGTCATCCACGCGCCCGCTTTGCAATTGGCGGAACGGCTGACAGCACTTTTGCCCGGGCCGCTCAGCCGCGTTTTCTATTCGGATAATGGCTCGACCGCTGTCGAAGTCGCACTGAAGATGGCGCGGCAATACTGGTTCAACCAGGGGGTTCCTAAGAAATCCCGCTATATTGCGTTCGAGGGGGGGTATCACGGCGACACGCTGGGCGCGATGTCCGTCGGCAGCAGCTCGGGGTTTTATGCGCCATTCGAGGATATGCTGCTGCCGGTTTCCTTCGTTCCGTATCCGGAGACCTGGGCCGGTGACCTTGAGGCGGAGGAAAAAGAGCGCGCGGCGCTGGCGGCTCTGGAGAGGCTTCTTGCCCGAAACGGGCCAGAAACAGCCGCGATTATCATCGAGCCCCTGGTGCAGGGGGCCGCCGGCATGCGCATGTCGCGGCCAGCCTTCGTGGACGAAGTGGTCAGGCTGGCGCATCACCATGATGTCCTTGTCATCTTTGACGAGGTCATGACCGGGTTCGGCCGGACCGGCACGATGTTCGCCTGCAACCAGACAGCCGAATCCCCGGACATCATCTGTCTTTCAAAAGGTATAACCGGAGGTTCACTGCCGTTAGCGGCGACGGTAAGCAGCGAGGCGATATACGGCGCATTCCTGGGACAAAGCTTTGATCGCGCGTTTGCTCATGGTCACTCCTACACGGCCAACCCGTTGGGATGTGCCGCCGGGCTGGCGAGCCTGGATATATTCGGGGCGGACGCAACCTTGAGCCGGATCGGGGAAATCGAGGAGCGGCTGCACGAGGGGGTGACTGCCTTGCAGGGCCATCCAAAGGTTGAAAAAGGACGGGTAACCGGCGCCATCGCCGCATTCGACCTGGTTGCGGGCGACACGGGCTATACCTCGGCCGTGGGGCCGAAGCTGAAGCGGTTTTTCCTGGATAATGGCTTGTTGCTGCGCCCGCTCGGAAACGTGGTCTATCTGTTGCCGCCGTATTGTGTATCGGATCGAGAGCTGGATCAGGCCTTCGAGATCATTGGGCAGGCTTTTGACCGGATCGTACTGTGA
- the bioD gene encoding dethiobiotin synthase: protein MTSRGYFVTGTDTDVGKTVVSAILCRALGAGYWKPVQAGLQPATDVQTVKQLAGGSMGPIFPSRHVLRQPRSPHEAAAAEGVSIDLSDFKLPESTGPLVVEGAGGALVPLNGHAVMADLMKSLGLPVVVVARTTLGTINHTCLTVEALRGRGIRLAGLVMNGEPDAENRKALVHYARAPVLLDVPRFERLDGNVIEAWLASLPVRNFIQSSKSDEI from the coding sequence ATGACGTCTCGCGGATATTTCGTGACCGGAACCGATACGGATGTGGGCAAGACGGTCGTGTCCGCGATTCTTTGCCGGGCCCTCGGGGCGGGATATTGGAAACCCGTTCAGGCGGGACTTCAGCCGGCGACGGATGTCCAGACGGTTAAACAATTGGCCGGCGGGAGCATGGGGCCGATCTTTCCTTCCCGCCATGTTCTCCGGCAACCGCGCTCGCCTCATGAAGCGGCGGCCGCGGAGGGCGTCTCGATCGATCTGAGCGATTTCAAGCTGCCGGAATCGACCGGACCGCTCGTCGTCGAAGGTGCCGGCGGCGCCCTGGTGCCTTTGAACGGGCATGCGGTCATGGCAGATCTCATGAAATCACTGGGGCTGCCGGTTGTGGTTGTGGCGCGGACGACGCTTGGCACGATCAATCACACTTGCCTGACGGTCGAGGCGCTGCGAGGGCGTGGCATTCGGCTGGCGGGGCTAGTCATGAACGGCGAACCAGATGCGGAAAATCGGAAGGCACTCGTGCATTACGCGCGGGCGCCTGTCCTGCTCGATGTGCCGCGGTTCGAACGGCTCGACGGCAATGTCATAGAAGCCTGGCTGGCGAGTTTGCCAGTCAGGAATTTCATTCAATCGAGCAAGAGCGACGAAATATGA
- a CDS encoding methyltransferase domain-containing protein, whose translation MSERRMADKCRGRIRSAFDGAADSYDSEARLQRLLARRLGALVSKLPLRENPRMLELGCGTGLLTRELLRRNPSASLLATDLAPGMVGACRKRVGGLAETAQGCVQFAVMDGEALSIDGRFDLIAAGMVAQWFSRPVDGLRAAARALEPEGYLVFSLLGAGTFREWADLVRQAGGEPRVRQFPAPADFVVSDWGKAWCRVSAETHVVNYRSPAEFLRSLRRIGAGTGRENIPPLDRHRARQVLERGRAQVPFQQSYEVIVGLIGGEGAPAPDCGILSELGRKPAAWRGGQARP comes from the coding sequence ATGAGCGAACGGCGAATGGCGGACAAATGCCGAGGGCGTATCCGTTCGGCGTTTGATGGCGCGGCGGATAGTTACGATTCCGAAGCCCGCCTCCAGCGCCTGCTTGCCCGGCGCCTGGGAGCCCTCGTGTCAAAACTCCCCCTTCGCGAGAATCCGCGGATGCTCGAATTAGGGTGTGGCACAGGACTCTTGACTCGGGAATTGTTGCGGAGAAATCCCTCGGCTTCGCTGCTGGCAACCGATCTGGCGCCCGGCATGGTCGGGGCTTGCCGGAAGAGAGTCGGGGGCCTCGCGGAGACGGCGCAGGGTTGCGTGCAATTCGCTGTCATGGATGGAGAAGCTCTTTCCATTGATGGCCGGTTCGATCTGATTGCCGCCGGCATGGTCGCGCAATGGTTCAGCCGTCCGGTTGACGGTTTGCGCGCTGCCGCACGGGCACTGGAGCCGGAGGGATATCTGGTCTTCTCCCTTCTTGGCGCGGGGACTTTCAGGGAATGGGCGGATCTCGTGCGGCAGGCGGGGGGCGAGCCACGTGTCCGGCAATTTCCCGCACCCGCGGATTTTGTCGTCTCTGATTGGGGCAAGGCGTGGTGCCGGGTTTCTGCTGAGACTCATGTGGTCAACTACCGCTCGCCTGCAGAATTTCTGCGCAGCCTGCGCCGGATCGGGGCCGGTACCGGGCGGGAGAATATTCCGCCCCTCGACCGGCACCGGGCCAGACAGGTGTTGGAACGGGGCCGCGCCCAGGTTCCATTTCAGCAGAGCTACGAAGTAATAGTCGGCCTCATCGGCGGTGAGGGCGCGCCCGCTCCGGACTGTGGCATTCTGTCGGAGCTCGGGCGCAAGCCGGCCGCCTGGCGCGGCGGACAGGCGCGCCCATGA
- a CDS encoding 8-amino-7-oxononanoate synthase has protein sequence MGAYFRDLYQDYCRRRREDGLSRSIRAFGPVRAGRSQAGARELLNFSSNDYLGLATHPELAARAALWAQRWGAGAGASRLVTGTFDAHLAVERKLANLKQTEAALVFPAGFQANVSVLAALLDRRILGLEPLVFADRLNHASLHLGCQAAGARQRRYRHNDLAHLESLLAAADHEKRPKFILTESVFSMDGDRADIARLAALAARHNALLYVDEAHATGVLGPGGGGLTAGISADHLLAMGTFSKALGGMGAYVAGPQDLIDFLVQTAAGFVYSTAVAPPVLGMMDAALDLMPAMEGARAELARSADRLRAAFQAAGFGTGASDTQIVPLILGPSARAQAFARALEEAGILGVAIRPPTVPQGQARVRFAVTAAHGEADLDRLITCIARLGRNRVAAE, from the coding sequence ATGGGCGCATACTTTCGAGACCTTTATCAGGATTATTGCCGCCGTCGGCGTGAAGACGGCCTGAGTCGCAGCATCCGGGCCTTCGGTCCCGTACGCGCCGGCCGCAGCCAGGCCGGTGCACGCGAACTCCTGAACTTTTCCTCCAATGACTATCTCGGCCTCGCGACGCATCCCGAACTGGCAGCGCGCGCGGCCCTGTGGGCGCAGCGTTGGGGCGCCGGCGCCGGTGCCTCGCGGCTTGTGACCGGGACTTTTGATGCGCATCTGGCGGTCGAGCGCAAGCTTGCTAACCTCAAGCAGACGGAGGCAGCACTCGTCTTTCCCGCCGGGTTTCAGGCCAATGTCTCGGTTCTGGCCGCCCTGCTGGATCGCCGAATACTCGGACTCGAACCGCTGGTTTTCGCCGATCGCCTGAATCATGCCAGCCTGCATCTTGGCTGCCAGGCGGCCGGCGCCCGACAACGGCGCTATCGGCATAATGATTTGGCGCATCTCGAATCTTTGCTGGCGGCAGCGGATCATGAAAAGCGGCCGAAATTCATCCTGACTGAATCGGTTTTCAGCATGGACGGCGATCGGGCCGACATTGCCCGTCTGGCGGCGCTGGCCGCGCGCCATAACGCCCTGCTTTATGTCGACGAGGCGCACGCCACGGGGGTATTGGGTCCTGGTGGGGGCGGGCTGACGGCCGGGATATCAGCCGATCATCTCCTGGCGATGGGAACCTTCAGCAAGGCCTTGGGCGGTATGGGCGCCTATGTCGCTGGCCCGCAGGACCTGATCGATTTTCTTGTGCAAACGGCCGCCGGTTTTGTCTATTCGACGGCCGTGGCGCCCCCGGTCCTCGGTATGATGGATGCTGCTCTGGATCTCATGCCGGCGATGGAGGGTGCCCGAGCGGAACTGGCGCGGAGCGCCGATCGCCTGCGGGCCGCATTTCAGGCCGCGGGTTTCGGGACGGGAGCATCCGACACTCAAATCGTGCCATTGATTTTGGGGCCGAGCGCGCGGGCGCAGGCGTTCGCCCGGGCCCTCGAAGAAGCGGGCATCCTTGGGGTTGCGATCCGCCCACCGACGGTTCCTCAAGGGCAAGCGCGCGTGCGATTCGCTGTAACGGCGGCACATGGCGAGGCGGATCTGGATCGTCTGATCACATGCATTGCAAGGCTCGGCCGTAACCGGGTGGCGGCCGAATGA
- a CDS encoding MarR family winged helix-turn-helix transcriptional regulator, with product MEQTYLEIIGTIERLHRQFLEVVKHELDRMGVEDINNIQTLILFNIGRDEVTVGELTARGYYLGSNVSYNLKKMVESGYLEQKRSTHDRRSVRVSASQKGRDLCVQVADMYKRHVERLPEENIGQEDLRTATETLKGLGRFWIEEAREVSAVVPFPKMTA from the coding sequence TTGGAACAGACCTATCTAGAGATCATTGGCACGATCGAACGGCTTCACCGTCAGTTCCTCGAAGTGGTGAAGCACGAGCTCGACCGGATGGGCGTTGAAGACATCAACAACATCCAGACCCTCATCCTGTTCAACATCGGACGTGATGAGGTGACCGTGGGCGAGTTGACGGCACGGGGCTATTATCTCGGTTCGAACGTCTCCTATAACCTGAAGAAAATGGTGGAATCAGGATACCTGGAGCAGAAGCGATCGACCCATGATCGCCGGTCCGTGCGGGTGAGCGCGTCCCAGAAGGGTCGGGATCTGTGCGTTCAGGTGGCGGACATGTATAAACGCCACGTCGAGCGGCTGCCGGAAGAGAATATCGGGCAGGAAGATCTCCGGACGGCGACCGAGACCCTGAAGGGGCTCGGCCGGTTCTGGATCGAGGAAGCGCGCGAAGTGAGCGCAGTCGTGCCATTCCCCAAGATGACCGCCTGA
- the hemB gene encoding porphobilinogen synthase yields MNWTKFAGELGRYPATRLRRNRQSDWNRRLVAETSLSASDLVWPVFVIEGEGRREPVTSMPGVDRLTIDILLDEAARAEEAGIPAIALFPQVDPALKTDDGDEALRPDNLICRAVSALKSAGTNIGLICDVALDPYTSHGQDGLIRNGLVANDATVARLTAQACLLAAAGADIVAPSDMMDGRVGAIRQALDEKGHESTGILSYAAKYASAFYGPFREAIGSASALGQADKRTYQMDPANGDEALREVALDLAEGADMVLVKPGTPYLDILSRIRAAFPVPVLAYQVSGEYAALMAAQEKGWLDGDAALIETLQGFKRAGAAAVFTYGAPAVAARLKTG; encoded by the coding sequence ATGAATTGGACAAAATTTGCTGGTGAGTTGGGGCGATACCCGGCCACCCGCCTGCGCCGGAACCGGCAAAGCGACTGGAATCGGCGGCTTGTCGCGGAAACCAGTCTATCCGCCAGTGACCTTGTCTGGCCGGTTTTCGTCATCGAGGGTGAAGGTCGTCGCGAGCCCGTGACGTCGATGCCGGGTGTCGACCGGTTGACCATCGACATCCTGCTGGACGAGGCGGCGAGAGCAGAGGAGGCCGGTATTCCGGCGATTGCGCTATTTCCGCAGGTCGACCCGGCCCTAAAAACCGACGACGGGGATGAAGCGCTGCGGCCGGATAACCTCATCTGCCGGGCGGTGTCCGCCCTCAAATCGGCGGGCACCAATATCGGGCTCATTTGCGACGTGGCGCTTGATCCCTATACCAGCCATGGGCAGGACGGCCTGATTCGGAACGGTCTGGTCGCCAACGATGCCACAGTGGCCCGCCTGACCGCGCAGGCCTGTCTCCTCGCGGCAGCCGGCGCCGATATCGTGGCCCCGTCCGACATGATGGACGGGCGCGTCGGAGCGATCCGGCAGGCGCTCGATGAAAAGGGGCACGAGAGCACCGGCATTCTCTCCTATGCGGCCAAATATGCCTCGGCGTTTTATGGACCCTTCCGGGAGGCTATCGGCTCCGCTTCGGCCCTGGGCCAGGCAGACAAGAGAACCTATCAGATGGACCCGGCCAACGGGGACGAGGCGCTTCGCGAGGTCGCGCTGGACCTGGCCGAAGGCGCCGATATGGTCCTGGTCAAGCCCGGCACGCCGTATCTCGATATTCTGAGCCGGATTCGGGCCGCTTTCCCGGTCCCGGTGCTGGCATATCAGGTAAGCGGTGAATACGCGGCCCTGATGGCGGCGCAGGAAAAAGGGTGGCTTGATGGCGACGCCGCATTGATCGAAACTCTGCAGGGCTTCAAGCGGGCCGGCGCGGCCGCCGTCTTCACTTATGGCGCGCCGGCCGTCGCAGCCAGACTCAAGACCGGCTAG
- a CDS encoding penicillin acylase family protein, whose product MKKLPAWLKWTVVGAGTGAALVAVAVYGLFFLSLPRTSGTVSLPGLTAEVVITRDEVGIPRIDAASQRDAVYALGYVHAQDRLWQMDFMRRLGNGRLAEVIGEPGLPSDRFTRTLGLAGLAREAYRQASPRLREIVDAYTAGVNAYLEYRDGPLPPAFQILRYSPEPWRPADSLVWGRVMNMRLSGNWREELMRTELAQWLNPAQIAELWPAYPEDAPITTQQASHGDFRTDGLDGSDQANVSALVGKLAEAVPDEFATRRSASNSWVIAGTRSETGMPILANDPHLQLGVPGTWYLARLHAPGLSLVGATAPGVPFHIVGHNGSIAWGLTTTHSDTQDLVIEKLDPDQPDHYLTETGAAPFRTHEEIIEVRGQPPVRMTVRSSRHGPIISDIIPNAATGAGFAIALADPNLRTDDESAEAFMKLNRAGSWTEFQDSLRQFHAPHQNFVYADVAGNIGFIAAARVPIRKKGLGLVPTPGWTGEYGWSGFIPFEDLPRAYNPKSGQILAANNRIVPPDYPHFLTRDWPAPFRAQRISDLLASESRMSPAHSVAMQRDTLSLSARRLAPLMTGMIPSDFGHRELLQRLQGWDGEMSRESVEALVFTAWVRELGRSLYRDELRDQFPRYWAPRYLFLLNTLQTNPAWCDDVTTPYAETCAEIVSMSFRRTIENLRENLGSDMSAWTWGRVHEVAFDHPILSHLPVLGWLSGEEISTDGNDDTINRGTTRFSDPARPFTHIHGPGMRAVFDLSNLDESLFIATPGQSGHVLSAHYMDLAAPWRDGGYVKIRPLAARDGDRLILQPAPDRRKN is encoded by the coding sequence ATGAAAAAGCTACCTGCCTGGCTGAAATGGACGGTTGTTGGCGCTGGCACCGGCGCGGCGCTGGTGGCGGTCGCCGTCTATGGCCTGTTTTTTCTGTCCCTGCCCCGGACCTCGGGCACGGTCTCGCTTCCCGGCCTCACCGCAGAGGTTGTGATAACGCGCGATGAGGTCGGGATTCCGCGGATCGATGCCGCAAGTCAGAGAGACGCGGTCTACGCGCTCGGCTACGTCCACGCTCAGGACAGGCTGTGGCAAATGGATTTCATGCGCCGGTTGGGCAATGGCCGGCTGGCCGAGGTTATCGGTGAGCCCGGACTCCCTTCGGACCGGTTTACCAGGACGCTCGGTCTCGCCGGTCTGGCTCGCGAGGCGTACCGGCAGGCTTCTCCGCGGCTGCGCGAAATCGTTGATGCCTATACCGCCGGCGTCAACGCGTATCTCGAGTATCGGGACGGACCGCTGCCGCCGGCATTTCAAATCCTGCGCTACTCGCCCGAACCGTGGCGTCCGGCGGATTCCCTGGTATGGGGCCGCGTGATGAACATGCGGCTGTCCGGGAACTGGCGCGAGGAACTGATGCGGACCGAGCTTGCGCAATGGCTCAACCCCGCTCAGATAGCCGAACTCTGGCCGGCTTACCCGGAAGACGCGCCGATTACCACCCAGCAGGCCAGCCATGGCGATTTCCGGACAGACGGTCTGGATGGATCGGATCAGGCCAACGTTTCAGCCCTGGTTGGAAAACTGGCAGAGGCTGTCCCCGATGAATTCGCAACGCGCCGCTCCGCTTCGAACAGCTGGGTGATCGCCGGAACCCGAAGCGAAACGGGGATGCCAATCCTGGCAAATGATCCTCATCTTCAACTGGGCGTGCCCGGCACATGGTATCTCGCCCGCCTCCACGCGCCCGGCCTGTCACTTGTGGGGGCGACGGCCCCCGGGGTGCCCTTTCACATCGTCGGCCATAATGGATCCATCGCCTGGGGACTAACCACGACGCACAGCGATACCCAGGACCTCGTGATCGAGAAACTTGACCCGGATCAGCCTGATCATTACCTGACCGAAACCGGCGCGGCCCCTTTTCGCACGCACGAGGAAATCATCGAGGTGCGTGGCCAGCCACCGGTCAGGATGACGGTTCGCAGTTCCCGTCACGGCCCGATCATCTCCGACATCATCCCGAATGCCGCGACCGGCGCGGGCTTCGCAATCGCTCTCGCAGACCCGAATTTGCGCACCGACGACGAAAGCGCCGAAGCCTTCATGAAACTCAACAGGGCTGGAAGTTGGACGGAATTCCAGGACAGCCTGCGCCAGTTCCACGCGCCGCATCAGAATTTCGTCTATGCTGATGTCGCGGGCAATATCGGCTTCATTGCGGCCGCGCGCGTTCCGATTCGCAAGAAGGGCCTGGGCCTCGTTCCCACGCCGGGCTGGACCGGCGAGTACGGCTGGAGCGGCTTCATCCCGTTCGAGGACCTACCCCGAGCTTATAACCCGAAATCCGGCCAGATCCTGGCCGCCAACAACCGGATCGTACCGCCCGATTACCCCCATTTCCTCACACGTGACTGGCCGGCGCCGTTTCGGGCACAACGGATCAGCGATTTGTTGGCGAGCGAAAGCCGGATGTCCCCTGCCCATAGCGTCGCCATGCAGCGCGACACCCTGTCCCTGTCGGCCCGACGGCTGGCACCTCTCATGACGGGCATGATTCCTTCGGATTTCGGGCACCGCGAGTTGCTTCAGCGCCTGCAGGGCTGGGATGGCGAAATGTCGCGTGAGAGCGTCGAGGCGCTGGTCTTTACAGCCTGGGTGCGCGAACTGGGACGCAGCCTTTATCGTGACGAACTGCGTGATCAGTTTCCGAGGTACTGGGCGCCCCGCTACCTGTTCCTGCTCAATACATTGCAGACCAACCCGGCCTGGTGTGACGATGTCACCACCCCGTATGCGGAGACCTGCGCCGAAATCGTGAGTATGTCTTTCCGGCGGACGATCGAAAACCTTCGCGAGAATCTGGGTTCGGACATGTCGGCATGGACCTGGGGGCGGGTGCACGAAGTGGCGTTCGATCACCCGATTCTTTCGCATTTACCAGTGCTCGGATGGCTTTCCGGGGAAGAAATATCGACAGACGGGAATGACGACACCATCAACCGAGGCACAACCAGGTTCTCCGATCCCGCGCGTCCCTTTACCCATATTCACGGCCCCGGCATGCGTGCCGTTTTCGATTTGTCGAACCTCGACGAGTCCCTCTTCATCGCCACGCCGGGACAATCCGGCCACGTGCTTTCGGCGCATTATATGGACCTTGCCGCACCCTGGCGGGATGGCGGCTACGTCAAAATTCGGCCCCTTGCGGCGCGAGACGGCGACCGGCTCATTCTGCAGCCCGCCCCCGATCGGCGGAAAAACTAG
- the motA gene encoding flagellar motor stator protein MotA — translation MFVIIGAIIVASCVIGGYLGVGGHLDILWQPFEVVIICGAALGAFIIANPLPVIKRCFGAVGTLLKGSPYDKAAYLELLSLLYMVFKLAKSKGPLALEPHVENPDESELFAQFPKFHKNHHAVTFLCDYLRMITLGTENKHSLEDLMTEEIETHHHESNQVSSAVQAVADALPALGIVAAVLGVIKTMGLISEPPEVLGKAIAGALVGTFLGVFLAYGFVGPTASSLKAVYDAETKYYECIRAGLLAYVEGYAPQIAVEFARKALLTDVRPTFYEVEQAVDELPSAT, via the coding sequence ATGTTCGTAATAATCGGCGCCATCATCGTGGCTAGCTGCGTCATCGGGGGGTACCTCGGCGTCGGTGGCCACCTCGACATCCTCTGGCAGCCCTTTGAAGTGGTCATCATCTGCGGGGCCGCGCTGGGGGCCTTCATCATTGCCAACCCCCTGCCCGTTATAAAACGATGCTTCGGCGCGGTCGGGACACTGCTGAAGGGAAGTCCCTACGACAAGGCCGCGTATCTCGAACTCCTCAGCCTGCTTTACATGGTTTTCAAGCTGGCCAAGTCGAAAGGGCCGCTCGCTCTGGAGCCTCATGTCGAGAATCCCGATGAAAGCGAACTGTTCGCGCAGTTTCCAAAATTCCACAAGAACCACCATGCGGTCACTTTTCTCTGCGACTATTTGCGAATGATTACTCTGGGGACCGAAAACAAACATTCCCTTGAGGACCTCATGACCGAGGAGATCGAGACGCATCATCATGAATCGAACCAGGTTTCCTCGGCCGTCCAGGCCGTCGCGGATGCGCTACCCGCCCTTGGGATCGTCGCGGCCGTGCTTGGCGTGATCAAGACGATGGGCCTTATCTCGGAGCCACCTGAAGTTCTCGGCAAGGCCATCGCCGGCGCCCTCGTCGGGACGTTCCTGGGCGTGTTCCTCGCTTACGGCTTCGTCGGTCCCACGGCCTCCTCGCTGAAGGCCGTCTACGATGCTGAAACGAAATACTACGAATGCATCCGCGCGGGACTCCTTGCCTATGTCGAGGGCTACGCACCACAGATTGCCGTCGAGTTCGCCAGAAAGGCCCTGCTGACCGACGTGCGTCCCACTTTTTACGAGGTGGAACAGGCCGTCGATGAACTTCCATCCGCCACCTAA
- a CDS encoding flagellar motor protein MotB has translation MANEGVIIIKKKKGGGHDGHHGGAWKVAYADFVTAMMAFFLLLWLLNVTTDEQKKGIADYFSPVVGVNTSNTGGQGMLEGQSAISPGPMTATPTEPMFSVTVPSITSPQSDADDLAEAKKSNISEEPLGVDPEIDPVAESTETDKEPAIEETALGDTGAAVDEKTLDEQTLAELVAEKERTEFEIAEEKLRQAIQEVPELRDLSENLIIDQTPEGLRIQIVDQDRLSMFPLGSAKMYDHTRQLLQQIGKVIMSMSNGISITGHTDGIPYMSNSGYSNWELSTDRANASRRALLDFGVPRSRIAYVTGKADQEPLLPEDPESPRNRRISIVLLRKSETSMSAVEAGAQADLRPIMVQPPRPTPD, from the coding sequence ATGGCGAATGAAGGCGTCATCATCATCAAGAAAAAGAAGGGTGGCGGGCATGACGGCCACCATGGTGGTGCGTGGAAGGTCGCTTATGCTGATTTCGTGACCGCGATGATGGCCTTCTTCCTGCTCTTGTGGCTTCTCAACGTCACGACGGACGAGCAGAAAAAAGGGATCGCCGATTACTTTTCCCCCGTCGTGGGCGTCAATACCTCGAATACTGGCGGCCAGGGCATGCTGGAAGGGCAGTCCGCCATCTCACCGGGTCCGATGACTGCAACGCCGACCGAACCCATGTTCTCCGTGACCGTCCCTTCGATCACGAGCCCGCAGTCCGACGCTGATGATCTGGCCGAAGCCAAAAAATCAAATATCTCCGAAGAACCTCTCGGCGTGGACCCCGAGATCGATCCTGTCGCAGAGAGCACCGAGACCGATAAAGAGCCGGCGATCGAAGAAACAGCGCTCGGCGACACCGGCGCGGCAGTCGATGAAAAAACCCTCGACGAACAGACGCTTGCCGAACTCGTGGCGGAGAAGGAAAGGACCGAATTTGAAATTGCCGAAGAAAAATTGCGTCAGGCTATCCAGGAGGTTCCTGAATTACGTGACCTGAGCGAGAATCTGATCATCGACCAGACGCCGGAAGGGCTGAGAATCCAGATCGTCGATCAGGACCGCCTGTCGATGTTCCCTCTCGGCAGCGCCAAGATGTACGACCATACCCGCCAGCTTCTGCAACAGATTGGCAAGGTCATAATGTCGATGTCGAACGGTATATCGATCACGGGCCATACCGACGGCATCCCCTATATGTCCAATTCGGGGTACAGCAACTGGGAGCTTTCGACGGATCGTGCGAATGCAAGCCGTCGGGCGCTCCTCGATTTTGGGGTGCCCAGATCCAGGATCGCCTATGTCACGGGCAAGGCGGATCAGGAGCCGTTGCTCCCGGAAGACCCCGAATCTCCGCGCAATCGGCGCATCAGCATCGTCCTCCTTCGAAAATCGGAGACGAGCATGTCCGCCGTCGAGGCCGGGGCGCAGGCCGACCTGCGACCGATCATGGTACAGCCCCCCAGGCCGACCCCGGACTGA
- a CDS encoding arginyltransferase — protein sequence MRLTLFQTGTMPCPYLEGKRESRVFAKLDRRTAKQAYDNLNRAGFRRSQAVVYRPHCPACDACVPVRIAANHFRFSRSFRRIIRRNGDIGVSMRTASATEEQYRLFKAYLDARHEDGDMAAMEWVEYRDMVEKSPVHSTIVEFRNPEGRLVAAKLVDCLDDGFSAVYSFFDPALEKRSLGTYTILWLVDFARRERLPYIYLGYWIADSPRMSYKARFQPLERYTQEGWVPLSRPQRTTRKEHE from the coding sequence ATGCGCCTCACGCTTTTTCAGACCGGAACCATGCCGTGCCCCTATCTTGAGGGAAAGCGGGAAAGTCGCGTTTTTGCGAAACTCGATCGCCGGACGGCAAAGCAGGCCTATGACAATCTGAACAGGGCGGGGTTCCGCCGCAGCCAGGCGGTTGTCTATCGGCCCCATTGCCCGGCCTGCGATGCCTGTGTGCCGGTCCGGATCGCCGCGAATCATTTCCGCTTTTCACGCTCCTTCCGCCGGATCATCCGTCGAAACGGCGATATCGGCGTGTCCATGCGAACGGCCTCCGCGACCGAGGAACAATACCGTCTGTTCAAAGCCTATCTCGACGCGCGTCACGAGGACGGGGATATGGCTGCGATGGAATGGGTGGAATATCGCGATATGGTCGAAAAATCGCCTGTCCATTCCACCATCGTCGAATTCCGCAATCCGGAAGGCCGCCTCGTCGCAGCTAAACTTGTCGACTGTCTGGATGACGGCTTCTCCGCCGTCTACAGCTTCTTTGATCCGGCTCTCGAGAAGCGGAGTCTCGGCACCTATACCATTCTCTGGCTGGTCGATTTTGCCCGCCGGGAAAGGCTTCCCTATATTTACCTCGGATACTGGATCGCGGATTCACCAAGGATGTCCTATAAGGCTCGCTTTCAGCCGCTCGAACGGTACACTCAGGAAGGATGGGTGCCACTGTCACGGCCTCAGAGGACTACACGGAAAGAGCATGAGTAA